The following proteins come from a genomic window of Corallococcus sp. NCRR:
- a CDS encoding biliverdin-producing heme oxygenase: protein MELLQRLKTETRPHHERTEGVVRLMDARLTPEGYQRQMEAFHGLYLPLEALLAGPLAVLEPALDLGTRWKTPLLEADLRAMGHDTASLARLPRASPLPALPGLAEALGCAYVLEGSTLGGQLILRHLTRHFGPDARVGSFAFFRAYGDQVGPMWRAFGGALTRASEQAASETFDAAVVQGARDTFDTFAAWFTREHDVSVRL from the coding sequence TTGGAACTGCTTCAGCGGCTGAAGACGGAGACGCGCCCTCATCACGAGCGCACGGAGGGCGTGGTGCGTCTGATGGACGCGCGGCTGACGCCCGAGGGTTACCAGCGCCAGATGGAGGCCTTCCACGGGCTCTACCTGCCCCTGGAGGCGCTGCTCGCCGGACCGCTGGCGGTCCTGGAGCCGGCGCTGGACCTGGGGACGCGCTGGAAGACGCCGCTGTTGGAGGCGGACCTGCGCGCCATGGGGCACGACACGGCCTCGCTCGCGCGGCTGCCGCGTGCCTCCCCGCTGCCGGCGCTGCCGGGGCTGGCGGAGGCGCTGGGCTGCGCATACGTGCTGGAGGGCTCCACGCTGGGCGGCCAGCTCATCCTGCGCCACCTGACGCGCCACTTCGGCCCGGACGCGCGCGTGGGGAGCTTCGCCTTCTTCCGGGCCTATGGCGACCAGGTGGGCCCCATGTGGCGCGCGTTCGGCGGAGCGCTCACCCGGGCGTCCGAACAGGCGGCCTCCGAGACCTTCGACGCGGCCGTCGTGCAGGGCGCCCGCGACACCTTCGACACCTTCGCCGCCTGGTTCACGCGGGAGCACGATGTCTCCGTCCGTCTCTGA